Proteins encoded in a region of the Altererythrobacter ishigakiensis genome:
- a CDS encoding MFS transporter, whose protein sequence is MDHTPPERIKLKEKLGYGVGDLASGLYLNFFGFFLFYFLVDLNGLAPAAISLMLLLTKLVDAVTDPMMGAISDRTRSRWGRYRPYMLFGAVPFGFFGVMVFAAPDLSQTGLLIWAYVTYTLAMLVYTIVNVPYGGLLGVISPSAEQRGSVTAYRMFFSALSGILIGVLGTTLVRELGGGNEARGIMWTMACIAGLSFFCLLATFFTTKERIEPTQENGSILGDFKELVVTGPWIAVAIAAILGVTAIAARQASALFFFEYVAGDDGTPVLAFMDRPALFLTALALGQISGVILASFLQRRFEKSHLVIFAGALKASAIMLFYAMPLDAVWPQTFVQYGVGIGFGMLMVLAYAMFTDIAEYVDWRSRKQMTALVVAASIFAVKTGVAFGLALPGLVMSMTGFEAGQEQSEAAVRGINLAFAIIPAIVLVPGAVAMLFYRIDRQTIAKIEAELAQRRQLPA, encoded by the coding sequence TTGGACCACACCCCGCCTGAGCGCATAAAGCTGAAGGAAAAGCTGGGCTACGGCGTGGGCGACCTAGCCTCTGGCCTGTACCTCAATTTCTTTGGCTTCTTCCTTTTTTATTTTCTGGTCGATTTGAACGGCTTGGCGCCAGCGGCGATCAGCCTGATGTTGCTCCTGACCAAGCTGGTCGATGCAGTGACTGACCCGATGATGGGCGCCATATCCGACCGCACACGCAGCCGCTGGGGGAGATACCGGCCCTACATGCTGTTTGGAGCGGTGCCCTTCGGCTTTTTTGGGGTAATGGTCTTCGCGGCGCCAGACCTGAGCCAAACCGGCCTTCTGATCTGGGCTTATGTCACCTACACACTTGCGATGCTGGTCTACACAATTGTGAACGTACCCTACGGCGGCTTGCTGGGCGTTATCTCTCCCAGTGCCGAACAACGTGGCAGTGTCACCGCGTACCGCATGTTTTTCTCCGCCTTGTCGGGGATCTTGATAGGTGTTCTTGGCACCACGCTGGTGCGAGAGTTGGGCGGAGGCAACGAGGCACGCGGCATTATGTGGACAATGGCGTGTATTGCCGGACTGTCTTTCTTCTGCCTTTTGGCAACCTTCTTCACCACCAAGGAACGTATCGAGCCGACACAGGAAAACGGTTCGATCCTTGGTGATTTCAAAGAACTGGTCGTGACCGGGCCCTGGATAGCAGTGGCCATAGCCGCGATCTTGGGCGTCACCGCCATTGCAGCGCGCCAAGCCAGCGCCCTGTTCTTTTTTGAATATGTCGCGGGAGACGATGGGACGCCTGTTCTTGCCTTTATGGATCGTCCGGCGCTGTTCCTGACCGCGCTGGCGCTGGGGCAGATCAGCGGTGTGATCCTCGCCAGTTTCCTACAACGGCGGTTTGAAAAGTCGCATCTCGTCATCTTTGCGGGGGCACTAAAGGCTTCGGCAATCATGCTATTCTACGCCATGCCCTTGGATGCTGTATGGCCGCAAACATTTGTACAGTATGGAGTTGGGATTGGCTTCGGCATGCTGATGGTTCTGGCCTACGCGATGTTCACGGATATCGCGGAGTATGTTGACTGGCGCTCGCGCAAACAGATGACCGCACTTGTGGTCGCCGCATCGATCTTCGCGGTGAAGACGGGTGTCGCCTTTGGGCTCGCCCTACCTGGCCTTGTCATGAGCATGACGGGCTTTGAAGCAGGCCAGGAACAAAGCGAAGCGGCGGTCAGGGGAATCAACCTTGCCTTTGCGATCATTCCCGCCATTGTGCTGGTCCCGGGCGCGGTTGCCATGCTGTTTTACCGCATTGATCGGCAAACGATTGCCAAGATTGAGGCCGAGCTTGCGCAAAGGCGGCAATTGCCTGCCTGA
- a CDS encoding SDR family NAD(P)-dependent oxidoreductase has translation MKELFDLTGKVAVVTGAGRGIGEGIATLLAEAGADVVCAARSGDQIQSTAKLINESSSGGRAVAHITDVSDEEDMEALGQRAIDEFGRLDIWVNNAGGSLVSAPLTELEPAEWHKTMAVNLTSVFYGVRAAAKRMKDGGSIVNTSSMAGRDPFPGSGHYSAAKAGVNMLTKTLALELGPQKIRVNAILPGFVPTDTVKKALDMKDEDFGPLLEQLNLPAGRLGTPRDIAACVLYLVGNSGEWVTGQNLCVAGTV, from the coding sequence ATGAAGGAACTGTTCGACCTTACTGGTAAAGTCGCCGTGGTGACGGGGGCGGGACGTGGTATCGGTGAGGGTATTGCTACCCTGCTGGCTGAAGCTGGCGCCGATGTTGTTTGTGCCGCGAGGTCAGGCGATCAGATCCAAAGCACAGCAAAGTTGATTAACGAGAGCAGTTCTGGAGGTCGCGCGGTTGCACATATAACCGATGTCTCAGACGAAGAAGATATGGAGGCGCTTGGCCAGCGAGCTATCGATGAATTCGGTCGGCTCGATATCTGGGTTAACAATGCGGGAGGGTCGCTTGTTTCCGCACCGCTTACGGAGCTTGAGCCAGCGGAATGGCACAAGACGATGGCCGTAAATCTAACCTCAGTATTCTATGGCGTGCGGGCCGCGGCGAAGCGCATGAAGGACGGCGGCAGTATCGTGAATACATCGTCGATGGCTGGACGCGATCCCTTCCCAGGTAGCGGGCACTACAGCGCTGCTAAGGCTGGCGTGAATATGCTGACCAAGACACTTGCTTTGGAGCTAGGGCCGCAAAAAATCCGCGTCAACGCGATCCTGCCCGGGTTTGTCCCTACCGATACGGTGAAGAAGGCGCTCGACATGAAGGACGAGGATTTTGGGCCTTTGCTTGAGCAGCTGAACCTGCCTGCGGGTCGGTTAGGCACGCCACGCGATATCGCCGCATGTGTGCTCTATCTCGTCGGTAACTCAGGCGAGTGGGTTACTGGCCAGAACCTATGTGTGGCCGGAACGGTCTGA